One Bacteroidota bacterium genomic window carries:
- a CDS encoding response regulator, which yields MLKDISIRYKIILMVMVIFLIISSLSFGFFTLREIIRQKDALKREASYTANFIADYCSAPLVFGIRQETQEVLQSLESNPAVLFAAVYNRKGELFDTFNLKDKTIPKTLEGYTMGRDTIVEIEKKYGKFYPPQSTLLALAPVVYQNEFHGTVIINYSLDQARLSIRKNQKAIALVLFFIAILVFLLAYLLQKIISEPILELAAITQKVISEETDFSIRVTKRYNNEIGILYEGFNKMMEQISLHDQKRDDTELQLKKAKDQAENADKLKSAFLANMSHEIRTPMNSIVGFAGLLGDASITSEERTEYVELINSSCNTLLHLIDDILDISKIEAGQLKISLESCNLNEILQEIFVTFKEINFANNNDRVELLLDIPPSLANLVIETDTFRFKQVLSNLLGNSIKFTHSGKICLGVTLTEKIKNQERKKYVKFYVADTGIGMDTLTQQIVFDRFAKLESDNDKLYRGAGLGLTISKKIIELLEGEIWLESNPGEGSTFYFTIPAPKDIHISDTLPKSFFFGKTEGEKTFEHKTILIVEDDPSNYELLKALLRKTRVQLAWSKNGIEALDYCIAHKPHLILMDIKMPDMDGFETFQRLREMNIRIPIIAQTAFARLEDEKNILESGFDGYLSKPIEKGKLIGVLKDFLTDDE from the coding sequence ATGCTGAAAGATATTTCAATCCGGTATAAAATCATTCTCATGGTGATGGTGATCTTTCTGATCATCTCAAGTCTTTCGTTTGGCTTTTTTACTCTTCGGGAAATAATAAGACAAAAAGATGCACTGAAACGGGAAGCCTCCTACACTGCAAATTTTATTGCCGATTATTGCAGTGCACCTCTGGTTTTTGGCATCCGTCAGGAAACACAAGAAGTGCTTCAGTCGCTCGAGTCGAACCCTGCTGTTTTGTTTGCAGCTGTGTATAACCGAAAGGGAGAGCTTTTCGATACCTTTAACCTCAAGGATAAAACTATTCCAAAAACATTGGAAGGTTATACCATGGGCAGGGACACCATTGTTGAAATTGAAAAGAAATATGGTAAATTTTATCCCCCACAAAGCACCCTGCTGGCCCTGGCACCGGTTGTATACCAGAATGAGTTTCATGGTACTGTAATTATTAACTATTCGCTCGACCAGGCTCGCCTGTCGATAAGAAAAAATCAAAAAGCAATTGCTCTGGTTTTATTCTTTATTGCCATCCTGGTATTTCTTCTTGCCTATCTGCTGCAAAAAATTATCTCTGAGCCTATCCTGGAGCTGGCAGCAATTACCCAAAAGGTTATCAGCGAAGAAACAGATTTCAGCATCAGGGTAACAAAACGATATAACAACGAAATTGGGATCCTGTACGAGGGTTTTAATAAAATGATGGAGCAGATTTCATTGCACGATCAGAAGAGGGACGATACCGAACTGCAGCTCAAAAAAGCCAAAGACCAGGCTGAAAATGCCGACAAGCTGAAATCTGCATTTTTAGCCAACATGTCGCACGAAATAAGAACTCCCATGAATTCCATCGTGGGCTTTGCCGGACTTCTGGGCGATGCCTCCATCACCTCGGAAGAGCGCACCGAATATGTCGAACTGATCAATTCGAGCTGCAATACTCTGCTGCACCTCATAGATGATATTCTGGACATTTCTAAAATCGAAGCCGGGCAACTTAAAATCAGTCTGGAAAGCTGTAACCTGAATGAAATATTGCAGGAAATCTTCGTGACGTTCAAAGAAATCAACTTTGCCAATAACAATGATCGTGTTGAGCTCCTGCTCGATATTCCTCCAAGTTTAGCCAACCTGGTAATTGAAACCGATACTTTCAGATTCAAACAAGTGCTATCGAATTTACTGGGTAATTCGATTAAATTTACGCATAGCGGAAAAATATGCCTGGGAGTAACCCTTACCGAAAAGATAAAAAACCAGGAAAGAAAAAAATACGTGAAATTTTATGTGGCCGATACCGGCATTGGCATGGACACACTCACGCAGCAAATAGTCTTCGATCGCTTTGCCAAACTCGAATCGGATAATGACAAACTATACCGGGGTGCTGGTTTGGGCCTTACCATTTCGAAAAAAATTATAGAACTTCTCGAAGGTGAAATCTGGCTGGAATCAAACCCAGGCGAAGGATCGACTTTTTACTTCACTATCCCGGCTCCAAAAGATATACACATTTCAGATACGCTTCCGAAGAGTTTCTTTTTCGGAAAAACAGAAGGCGAAAAAACCTTCGAACATAAAACCATACTTATTGTAGAAGACGACCCTTCGAATTACGAATTGCTCAAAGCCCTTCTCCGCAAAACAAGGGTTCAGCTTGCCTGGTCGAAAAACGGCATAGAAGCACTTGATTATTGCATTGCACACAAGCCACACCTTATATTAATGGATATAAAAATGCCAGACATGGATGGTTTCGAAACCTTTCAGCGACTGCGTGAGATGAACATTCGCATACCCATTATTGCACAAACTGCATTTGCACGCCTGGAAGACGAAAAAAATATCCTTGAGAGCGGCTTTGACGGATACCTTTCCAAACCCATTGAAAAAGGTAAACTGATTGGTGTGCTCAAGGACTTTTTAACTGATGATGAATAA
- a CDS encoding YfiR family protein, which translates to MAIFKDWGFDFISMTIKSKALSVCYFLCLPLFVQAQEVDEITLKALWIGKFTYFIEWPSTSSNSPVFTIATLQNKSFHEQMTVLLSKHSLCGKPVKTVWLKQFSDTIDYQVLVLPEMKTEELNSIVEKTKNKPILLIGDTGNYAQSGVHINFYIEDQYIKFEINETSMQNSGFFVSYRLLNIARIVEPVIKE; encoded by the coding sequence ATGGCTATTTTTAAAGATTGGGGTTTCGATTTTATTTCAATGACTATAAAAAGCAAAGCACTTTCAGTCTGTTATTTTTTATGCTTGCCGCTATTTGTTCAGGCACAGGAAGTTGATGAAATTACACTCAAAGCCTTGTGGATTGGCAAATTCACTTATTTTATCGAATGGCCCTCTACAAGTTCCAATTCTCCGGTGTTTACCATTGCAACTCTCCAAAACAAATCATTTCACGAACAAATGACTGTGCTATTGAGTAAGCATTCCCTTTGCGGAAAACCTGTGAAAACGGTATGGTTAAAACAATTTTCCGATACGATAGATTACCAGGTATTGGTGCTGCCAGAAATGAAAACTGAAGAACTCAATAGTATCGTCGAGAAAACTAAAAATAAGCCTATCTTGCTTATTGGCGATACCGGAAACTATGCACAATCGGGGGTGCACATTAACTTTTACATCGAAGATCAATATATAAAGTTCGAGATAAACGAAACATCCATGCAAAATTCTGGTTTCTTTGTAAGTTATCGTTTATTAAACATTGCACGGATCGTAGAACCTGTGATTAAAGAATAG
- a CDS encoding P-II family nitrogen regulator — protein sequence MKKIEAIIRKTKFEEVTKALHDINIEFFSYWDVRGNGKTHEARIYRGVAYDTSIIERTMLTLVVRDKNLEKTVKCIMEAAKTGEVGDGKIFVSEMLDSYRIRNGQRGDESLYIKGEEE from the coding sequence ATGAAAAAAATAGAAGCTATCATTCGAAAAACAAAATTCGAAGAGGTTACAAAAGCCTTGCATGACATCAACATCGAGTTTTTCTCTTACTGGGATGTAAGAGGTAATGGAAAAACCCACGAAGCACGCATATATCGCGGTGTGGCCTACGATACAAGTATCATCGAACGCACCATGTTAACACTAGTGGTGCGCGACAAAAACCTCGAAAAAACAGTAAAATGTATTATGGAGGCTGCGAAAACAGGTGAGGTTGGCGATGGTAAAATATTTGTTTCGGAAATGCTCGACTCGTATCGCATCCGTAACGGCCAACGTGGTGATGAATCGCTTTACATCAAGGGCGAAGAAGAATAG
- a CDS encoding ammonium transporter, with the protein MNVMEELIYSINTLWVLIAAALVFFMQAGFALVEAGFTRSKNTANILMKNLMDFVIGTIAFWLVGFGIMFGAKNGFWGGIDLFTQNTYRSDMPDLAFLIFQTVFAATAATIVSGAMAERTKFNAYLIYSAIITLIIYPVSGHWAWGGGWLSTLAVPFQDFAGSTVVHSVGGWVAMVGALILGPRIGKYGPDGKTKAIPGHNLAMASLGVFILWIGWFGFNPGSQLAIAGTSNAAAVSLIFVTTNIAAAGGALSTLLFMWLKYKKPPLSMTLNGALAGLVAITAGCNAVTPGGALVIGLLAGVLVVLSVEFFDKVVKIDDPVGAISVHGVCGSFGTLMVGFFSTSGGILYGHDAGLLTSQAIGVVSVAIWAIAVSLVLFTILKYTNGLRVSRRIEEEGLDVYEHGESAYN; encoded by the coding sequence ATGAATGTCATGGAAGAATTAATATATTCGATAAACACACTCTGGGTTTTAATTGCGGCGGCTCTGGTGTTTTTTATGCAAGCCGGCTTTGCCCTTGTTGAGGCAGGATTCACGCGTTCGAAGAACACGGCGAACATTCTGATGAAAAACTTAATGGATTTTGTAATTGGTACCATTGCCTTTTGGCTGGTAGGATTTGGAATTATGTTTGGTGCTAAAAATGGTTTCTGGGGCGGAATCGACCTCTTTACCCAAAATACCTATCGTTCTGATATGCCCGATTTGGCGTTTTTAATCTTTCAAACTGTGTTTGCTGCCACAGCCGCTACCATCGTTTCGGGTGCTATGGCAGAGAGGACTAAATTTAACGCTTATCTAATCTACAGTGCAATAATTACTCTTATCATCTATCCTGTTTCTGGCCATTGGGCCTGGGGTGGTGGATGGCTCTCTACTTTAGCTGTTCCTTTTCAGGATTTTGCTGGTTCCACTGTAGTTCACTCTGTAGGTGGATGGGTGGCCATGGTAGGCGCATTGATTTTAGGACCCCGTATTGGTAAATATGGACCTGATGGAAAGACCAAGGCTATTCCCGGCCATAATTTAGCAATGGCTAGTTTGGGTGTCTTTATTCTTTGGATTGGTTGGTTTGGTTTTAACCCTGGTTCGCAGCTTGCTATTGCTGGTACTAGCAATGCAGCCGCTGTTTCTTTAATCTTCGTAACAACCAACATTGCTGCCGCTGGTGGTGCACTTTCAACTCTTCTTTTTATGTGGTTGAAATACAAAAAACCTCCTTTGAGTATGACATTGAACGGTGCTTTGGCAGGTCTTGTGGCCATAACAGCTGGTTGTAATGCTGTAACACCTGGTGGTGCACTTGTAATTGGTCTATTGGCTGGTGTGCTGGTGGTACTCTCTGTTGAATTCTTTGACAAAGTAGTTAAAATTGATGACCCTGTGGGTGCAATATCTGTACACGGTGTGTGCGGTTCATTTGGTACCCTTATGGTTGGTTTCTTCTCTACTTCCGGAGGTATTCTGTACGGACATGATGCAGGTCTGCTCACTTCTCAGGCTATCGGTGTTGTATCGGTAGCAATATGGGCCATTGCCGTGTCACTTGTACTGTTTACCATTCTTAAATACACCAATGGTTTACGTGTCTCCCGCCGTATCGAGGAAGAAGGTCTGGATGTTTACGAGCATGGCGAAAGTGCTTACAATTAA
- a CDS encoding TrpB-like pyridoxal phosphate-dependent enzyme, with the protein MPKTTKIFLSEEDMPRQWYNIAADLPGGVKPPLGPDGHPISPDMLAAVFPMNLIEQEMSTSRWIDIPEEVLALLAKWRPTPLHRAYSLEAALKTPARIYYKNESVSPAGSHKPNTAIPQAWYNKQFGIKRLTTETGAGQWGSALSFACSLIGLECKVFMVRISFDQKPFRKLMMQTWGGQCVASPSNETNFGRKILAEMPDTPGSLGIAISEAIEAAVSDPTGQTRYTLGSVLNHVMLHQTIIGLESKKQLALFGEKQPDVVIGCAGGGSNFAGLAFPFAADKIHGAKIDIIPAEPTSCPTLTRGPYVYDHGDTAKMTPLLAMHSLGSGFIPAPIHAGGLRYHGMAPLVSRAVEDGLMNPVAIDQIECYNAGILFARTEGIIPAPETTHAIAATIREAEKARLEGKEKVILFGLSGHGMMDLVGYDKFLSGQLTKHEMSEAEIQKLLAEVKATHPVPQ; encoded by the coding sequence ATGCCAAAAACAACTAAAATTTTCCTAAGCGAAGAGGATATGCCCCGGCAATGGTATAACATTGCAGCCGATTTACCAGGTGGGGTGAAACCACCCCTGGGACCCGATGGACATCCCATTTCGCCCGATATGCTGGCAGCAGTATTCCCAATGAACCTGATTGAACAGGAAATGAGCACCAGCCGTTGGATTGATATTCCGGAAGAAGTGCTAGCCCTGCTGGCTAAATGGCGACCTACACCGCTTCACCGCGCCTATAGCCTGGAAGCCGCCCTGAAAACACCAGCCCGTATTTATTATAAAAACGAAAGTGTATCGCCGGCCGGGAGCCATAAACCCAACACGGCCATTCCACAAGCCTGGTACAACAAACAGTTTGGTATTAAAAGGCTCACCACCGAAACCGGCGCCGGACAATGGGGTAGTGCCCTTTCATTTGCATGTTCACTTATTGGACTTGAATGCAAGGTTTTTATGGTACGTATCAGTTTCGACCAAAAACCTTTTCGCAAGCTTATGATGCAAACCTGGGGTGGGCAATGTGTAGCCAGTCCCAGTAACGAAACAAACTTTGGTCGAAAAATTTTGGCTGAAATGCCCGATACTCCAGGGTCATTGGGAATCGCCATCAGCGAAGCCATTGAGGCTGCCGTAAGCGACCCCACCGGACAAACCCGCTACACCCTGGGCAGTGTATTAAACCATGTAATGTTGCACCAGACCATTATTGGTTTGGAATCGAAAAAACAGCTGGCACTCTTTGGCGAAAAACAACCCGATGTGGTAATAGGTTGCGCCGGAGGAGGCAGCAACTTTGCCGGACTTGCATTTCCCTTTGCTGCCGATAAAATTCATGGAGCCAAAATCGATATCATCCCTGCCGAACCTACCTCCTGTCCCACCCTCACCCGTGGGCCCTATGTCTACGACCATGGCGATACCGCAAAAATGACCCCCTTGCTGGCTATGCATAGCCTGGGATCGGGATTTATTCCTGCCCCAATACATGCCGGAGGATTAAGGTACCACGGAATGGCTCCTCTGGTTTCGAGGGCTGTGGAAGATGGACTGATGAACCCTGTTGCCATCGACCAGATTGAGTGTTACAATGCCGGAATACTCTTTGCACGTACCGAGGGCATTATACCCGCACCGGAAACTACCCATGCCATTGCCGCCACCATTCGCGAAGCAGAAAAAGCAAGACTCGAAGGCAAAGAGAAGGTAATACTTTTTGGATTAAGTGGCCACGGAATGATGGACCTGGTTGGTTACGATAAATTCCTGAGTGGACAGCTCACCAAACACGAAATGTCAGAAGCAGAAATTCAAAAATTGTTGGCAGAAGTAAAAGCAACCCACCCAGTACCTCAATAG
- a CDS encoding RNA polymerase sigma-70 factor has protein sequence MAATNTIQVEQEILIRHLKEGSETAYEILFKEYYLRLVMYAHRFLGDVELSKELVQDLFVTLFEKRESLHIQSSLASYLYKAVHNRSLNYLQAQKSKMNYANHILSNSETMDNSIEQEMGRTELESALLEAIGALPERCRLIFKLNRFDGLSNSEIAQKLALSKRTVETQISKAIKLLRVRLMPYMTASLILWAVGFISYLY, from the coding sequence ATGGCTGCAACCAACACAATACAGGTGGAACAGGAAATTCTTATTAGGCATCTGAAAGAAGGCAGTGAAACGGCTTACGAAATTCTTTTTAAGGAATATTACCTTCGTTTGGTGATGTATGCCCACAGGTTCTTGGGCGATGTTGAACTCTCGAAAGAGCTTGTGCAGGATTTATTTGTAACACTATTTGAGAAACGAGAAAGCTTGCATATTCAGTCCTCACTGGCTTCTTACCTGTATAAAGCAGTTCATAACCGGAGTCTCAATTATTTACAGGCACAAAAAAGTAAGATGAATTATGCTAACCATATATTAAGTAATTCCGAAACTATGGACAATAGCATAGAACAGGAAATGGGGCGAACCGAGCTGGAATCGGCTTTGCTGGAGGCTATTGGAGCATTGCCCGAACGGTGCAGATTAATTTTTAAACTTAACCGGTTCGATGGACTTTCGAATTCAGAAATTGCCCAAAAGCTGGCACTGTCGAAACGTACGGTCGAAACGCAAATCAGTAAGGCTATCAAATTGTTGCGCGTAAGGCTGATGCCATACATGACAGCCTCTTTGATACTTTGGGCTGTCGGATTTATTAGTTATTTATATTAA
- a CDS encoding FecR domain-containing protein: protein MKTIHINTEKIKENREKADRLIDTTPDLKPFEGIDVEADWKKVKARMGLSPRMNRIPLPRYLLRIAAILVMALGLVYLFNLLIKEIPTQPESDYYQLVAQNGNRLVNLPDGSVVTLKAHSELLYNSQFGKENRDVILEGEAFFEVHRNEAVPFKVFASEATIEVLGTAFNVKSTNEVVEVGVVTGHVAMFETANKKNRTELLRNEMGTFLVDQKQIQDKEAFNANALAWRTGILEFRQAPLHEVFITLAECYDKKLELNLQHELTETLTATFRNQSLEDIFEMIDLSTMQTFNYQLDSNRIFISN, encoded by the coding sequence ATGAAAACGATTCATATTAACACAGAAAAAATAAAGGAGAACAGGGAGAAAGCAGATCGCCTGATTGACACCACGCCCGACCTGAAGCCCTTTGAAGGTATCGATGTGGAAGCCGACTGGAAAAAAGTAAAGGCACGCATGGGCTTGTCTCCACGCATGAATCGTATTCCCCTGCCACGATATCTGCTGCGCATTGCGGCCATTTTGGTAATGGCGCTTGGATTGGTATATCTGTTCAACCTGCTGATAAAAGAAATCCCCACCCAGCCTGAGTCTGATTATTACCAGTTGGTTGCACAGAATGGCAATCGGCTTGTAAACCTGCCCGATGGTTCGGTGGTTACACTGAAAGCACATTCGGAATTGTTGTATAACAGCCAGTTTGGAAAAGAAAACCGCGATGTAATTCTCGAGGGTGAAGCCTTTTTCGAAGTGCATCGTAACGAGGCTGTCCCTTTCAAAGTATTTGCTTCGGAAGCTACCATAGAAGTATTGGGTACTGCCTTCAATGTAAAATCTACAAACGAAGTTGTTGAAGTGGGAGTTGTAACCGGACATGTGGCTATGTTTGAAACGGCCAACAAGAAAAACCGCACAGAGCTTTTGAGAAACGAGATGGGAACCTTTCTTGTCGACCAAAAACAAATTCAGGATAAGGAAGCTTTCAATGCCAATGCATTGGCGTGGCGGACAGGCATATTGGAATTCCGTCAGGCACCGCTTCACGAAGTTTTTATTACTCTTGCCGAATGCTACGACAAAAAATTGGAACTTAATCTGCAGCATGAACTCACTGAGACCTTAACCGCTACGTTCCGCAATCAGTCTTTGGAGGATATTTTTGAAATGATCGATTTAAGCACCATGCAAACTTTTAATTACCAACTCGATTCGAACCGGATATTTATCAGCAATTAA
- a CDS encoding carboxypeptidase-like regulatory domain-containing protein, giving the protein MYKRNLICFLWLLWIVSLPLGAQNVLNQSLTISFEKGTVFSYLDTIQKQTGISFVYSDALNPSTMVEIENGTYQVVQLLDRLFPAQEVKYIVRGNLVVLSPQGTGNISPGKIVIRGKVVDRKENAVPFATVFFSQRSMGTITNADGEFRMVIPEEYTSDTLLVSSMGYLTSKLMPEEWLTSMLMVELTTATVPIKEVIIRPGNALSLVLASYKARKENHPTENRYMTAFFRESSKQNDEYISLSEALVEINKTSYISQADDQIRFVKGRKGTNISQSELVNLVVEGGLYNGLRLDVAKYSSYFYSEEAGQECEYRMLPTVMYKNQQTYVIGFRPKEGVQYPGYSGKLYLDSESLALVRAEFELDPSGLKYARSLLVKKTPRNYRADPEFACYTVEYRYYNQTWNLQYARTEFGIKVKKLRGKDNKGFSCNFTSSSEFVITNMADTTLKHIPFKETSRPDDVLARQVETTTPGYWLNDNVILPEEPLLQTIQRLQEKGAIPESKNYPSVIE; this is encoded by the coding sequence ATGTACAAACGAAATCTGATATGCTTCCTTTGGCTTCTATGGATCGTATCCCTTCCATTGGGTGCCCAGAACGTGCTTAACCAAAGTCTAACTATCAGTTTCGAAAAAGGCACAGTTTTTTCTTACCTCGATACCATTCAGAAGCAAACCGGAATTAGCTTTGTTTATTCCGATGCATTAAACCCCAGCACCATGGTGGAGATAGAGAACGGCACTTATCAGGTAGTCCAGTTGCTCGATCGTTTGTTTCCGGCACAAGAGGTAAAGTATATCGTGCGTGGCAATCTGGTAGTGCTATCGCCGCAGGGTACCGGAAATATTTCGCCCGGAAAAATTGTAATCAGAGGAAAGGTTGTAGACAGAAAGGAGAATGCTGTTCCTTTTGCCACCGTCTTTTTCTCTCAGCGCAGCATGGGAACCATTACCAACGCCGATGGGGAATTTCGAATGGTAATTCCTGAAGAATATACCAGCGATACCTTACTGGTAAGCAGCATGGGGTACCTAACCAGCAAGCTGATGCCCGAAGAATGGTTAACCAGTATGCTGATGGTGGAGCTTACAACAGCCACCGTGCCTATTAAAGAAGTGATTATACGTCCTGGCAATGCCCTTTCGCTGGTGTTAGCCTCTTACAAGGCCAGAAAGGAAAATCACCCCACAGAGAATCGCTACATGACCGCTTTTTTTCGCGAATCGTCGAAACAAAACGATGAGTATATTTCGCTCAGCGAGGCATTGGTAGAGATTAACAAAACATCCTACATAAGCCAGGCCGACGACCAGATCCGGTTTGTAAAGGGCCGTAAGGGAACCAACATCAGCCAATCGGAACTGGTAAACCTGGTGGTGGAAGGAGGTTTGTACAATGGTCTGAGGCTCGATGTGGCTAAATACAGCAGTTACTTTTACAGCGAAGAAGCTGGGCAGGAATGCGAATACCGCATGCTTCCGACCGTGATGTATAAAAACCAGCAGACCTATGTCATTGGCTTTCGACCCAAAGAGGGTGTGCAATACCCAGGTTATTCCGGCAAGCTATATCTCGATTCTGAAAGCCTTGCCCTGGTAAGAGCCGAATTTGAACTCGACCCATCGGGATTAAAGTATGCCCGTTCGCTGCTAGTGAAAAAGACCCCCCGGAATTACCGTGCCGATCCGGAGTTTGCGTGTTATACGGTAGAATATCGCTATTATAACCAAACCTGGAACCTGCAGTATGCACGCACCGAATTCGGAATTAAAGTGAAGAAATTACGTGGCAAAGACAACAAAGGCTTTTCGTGTAACTTTACTTCCTCTTCGGAGTTTGTAATTACCAATATGGCCGATACAACTCTAAAGCACATTCCTTTTAAGGAAACCTCACGGCCGGACGATGTACTGGCCCGACAGGTAGAAACTACAACACCCGGATACTGGCTAAACGATAACGTTATTTTACCTGAGGAACCTTTGTTACAAACTATTCAACGCCTGCAGGAAAAAGGAGCAATCCCCGAAAGCAAAAACTATCCTTCAGTGATCGAATAA
- a CDS encoding dihydrofolate reductase gives MLMLTMLMGCKNPDNTSQTTDNSFNYVLEQFADVRILRYKVPGFESLSLQQKELIYYLAEAAKYGRDILFDQNGEYNLLIRRNLENIYQSYSGDKATPDWKAFEVYLKRIWFANGIYHHYSSDKFTPGFSEAYFKELVEKSDSAGFALAPGKNLTETLALIQLVMFDSTVWPKKIIQEEGKDMVIHSAVNFYGEGITQTEVEDFYQSMKNPDDETPVSYGLNSKVLKVDGKLTEATWKLNGMYSPAIENIVFWLEKALTVAENDLQKSTIAKLIEYYKTGNLKTWDEYNVLWVKDTQSQVDVVNGFIENYNDPLGLKATWESVVNFKDIEATKRTEIISSNAQWFEDNSPINPEFKKKEVKGVSAKVITVAMLGGDCYPATPIGINLPNADWIRKQHGSKSVTMENITYAYSQADLATGELEEFSYNQEEMDLVKQYGHLAHNLHVDLHECLGHGSGQLLTGVSTDALKNYGSALEETRADLFALYYAMDPKMVELGVQPNLDVARAEYIAYIRNGLMTQLKRIDPGKNIEQAHMRNRQLIASWCYEKGLEEKVIEKVVKDGKTYFTVNDFNKLRDLFGQLLKEVQRIKSEGDYEAGKKLVESYGVVVDPALHKEVLERYKKLQLAPYAGFVNPEFELVTEGDKIIDVKIKYIDNYAGQMIGYSKQYSVLPSVN, from the coding sequence ATGCTTATGCTGACCATGCTAATGGGGTGTAAAAATCCCGACAATACATCTCAAACAACCGACAATTCTTTTAACTACGTACTTGAGCAGTTTGCCGATGTGCGCATACTGCGCTATAAGGTACCCGGTTTCGAATCGTTAAGCCTGCAGCAAAAAGAGTTAATCTATTACCTTGCCGAAGCTGCAAAATATGGCCGCGATATTTTGTTCGACCAGAATGGCGAATACAACCTGCTGATCCGTCGAAACCTCGAAAATATTTATCAGAGTTATTCGGGCGATAAAGCCACTCCCGACTGGAAGGCATTTGAAGTCTACCTGAAGCGAATCTGGTTTGCCAATGGTATTTACCACCATTATTCGTCCGACAAATTTACTCCTGGTTTTTCAGAAGCTTATTTTAAAGAGCTGGTGGAAAAGTCAGATTCGGCTGGATTTGCACTTGCACCCGGTAAGAATCTTACCGAAACCCTTGCCCTTATTCAGCTGGTGATGTTCGATTCAACTGTTTGGCCGAAAAAGATTATTCAGGAAGAGGGAAAAGACATGGTCATTCATTCGGCGGTTAACTTTTATGGCGAAGGAATCACTCAAACAGAGGTAGAGGATTTTTACCAATCGATGAAGAACCCAGACGACGAAACCCCTGTATCCTATGGCTTGAATTCGAAAGTACTTAAAGTGGATGGCAAACTCACCGAGGCTACTTGGAAATTGAATGGCATGTATTCACCAGCCATAGAAAATATTGTGTTCTGGCTCGAAAAAGCTCTTACGGTTGCCGAGAACGACTTGCAGAAATCGACTATCGCGAAACTCATCGAATACTACAAAACCGGCAACCTGAAAACATGGGATGAATACAATGTGCTTTGGGTGAAGGATACACAGTCGCAAGTGGATGTTGTAAACGGCTTTATCGAAAACTACAACGACCCGCTTGGGTTGAAAGCAACCTGGGAATCGGTGGTAAATTTTAAAGACATTGAAGCCACCAAGCGTACCGAGATTATCAGCAGTAATGCCCAATGGTTCGAGGACAATTCGCCTATAAACCCCGAATTTAAAAAGAAAGAGGTGAAAGGTGTAAGTGCCAAAGTAATTACAGTAGCCATGCTTGGCGGCGATTGCTACCCTGCTACTCCTATTGGTATCAACCTGCCCAATGCCGATTGGATACGCAAGCAACACGGTTCGAAATCGGTAACCATGGAAAACATTACATATGCATATAGCCAGGCTGACCTGGCAACCGGCGAACTCGAAGAATTCTCGTACAACCAGGAAGAAATGGATCTGGTAAAACAATACGGTCACCTGGCTCATAACCTGCATGTCGATTTACACGAATGTCTGGGTCATGGTTCGGGACAATTGTTAACTGGTGTAAGTACCGATGCACTTAAAAATTACGGTTCGGCACTCGAAGAAACCCGTGCCGACTTGTTTGCACTTTATTATGCCATGGATCCCAAAATGGTGGAACTGGGCGTTCAACCCAACCTCGACGTGGCCCGTGCCGAATACATTGCATACATCCGCAATGGACTCATGACACAGCTGAAACGCATTGATCCGGGAAAAAACATCGAACAGGCCCACATGCGCAACCGTCAGCTGATTGCCTCGTGGTGCTACGAAAAAGGTCTGGAGGAGAAGGTAATTGAAAAAGTGGTGAAGGATGGCAAAACCTATTTTACGGTCAACGATTTTAACAAACTGCGCGACTTGTTTGGGCAGCTTTTAAAAGAGGTGCAGCGCATTAAATCCGAGGGCGATTACGAGGCTGGTAAAAAACTTGTTGAAAGCTATGGTGTTGTGGTTGACCCGGCACTGCATAAAGAAGTACTCGAAAGGTATAAAAAACTCCAGCTTGCACCCTATGCCGGTTTTGTGAACCCCGAATTTGAACTTGTAACCGAGGGAGATAAGATAATTGATGTAAAAATAAAATACATCGACAATTATGCCGGGCAAATGATTGGATACAGCAAGCAATATTCAGTTTTACCATCTGTAAATTAG